A stretch of Eleutherodactylus coqui strain aEleCoq1 chromosome 2, aEleCoq1.hap1, whole genome shotgun sequence DNA encodes these proteins:
- the LOC136609987 gene encoding securin-like encodes MDVLMQLGKENGDLFFQPSKLNQGTVTQPSKVLPMKKSNGFNPSKVQPTRRALGNVNHVQDGQSSTKVNQTNKAVPPRSKKTYPDIETFIPYSPLDYETLDVPEEHRLSGRCLAGVALFISSADAKQFEAIATAMLYPMENYLINYNAHKIFSPMFEDLTIDLPLPGDF; translated from the exons ATGGATGTCCTCATGCAGTTGGGAAAGGAAAATGGAGATCTTTTCTTCCAGCCTTCCAAGCTTAACCAAGGCACAG TTACTCAACCTTCTAAAGTTCTGCCAATGAAGAAATCAAATGGATTTAATCCAAGTAAGGTCCAGCCAACCAGGAGAGCGCTGGGCAATGTAAACCATGTGCAGGATGGGCAATCTTCAACAAAG GTGAACCAAACGAATAAAGCAGTGCCTCCCAGGAGCAAGAAGACTTATCCTGACATTGAGACCTTCATTCCCTACAGCCCTCTTG ACTACGAGACCCTTGATGTCCCTGAAGAGCACAGGCTCAGTGGCCGCTGTCTTGCTGGTGTCGCACTATTTATTTCTTCAGCTGATGCAAAGCAGTTTGAAGCCATTGCTACTGCAATGCTTTACCCAATGGAGAACTATCTGATAAACTACA ATGCCCATAAGATCTTCAGTCCCATGTTTGAAGACCTCACTATTGACTTGCCTCTTCCTGGTGACTTTTAA